One part of the Raphanus sativus cultivar WK10039 chromosome 7, ASM80110v3, whole genome shotgun sequence genome encodes these proteins:
- the LOC108817978 gene encoding uncharacterized protein LOC108817978, giving the protein MASGKDSDRTLGYMTRKDTEVKLPRPTRVKNKTPAPVQITAEQILREARERQEAEIRPPKQKITDSTELSDYRLRRRKEFEDKIRRARWNIQVWMKYAQWEESQKDYARARSVWERAIEGDYRNHTLWLKYAEFEMKNKFVNSARNVWDRAVTLLPRVDQLWYKYIHMEEILGNIAGARQIFERWMQWSPDQQGWLSFIKFELRYNEIERARSIYERFVLCHPKVSAYIRFAKFEMKGGEVARARHVYERATERLADDEEAETLFVAFAEFEERCKEVERARFIYKFALDHIPKGRAEDLYKKFVAFEKQYGDKEGIEDAIVGKRRFQYEDEVRKNPLNYDSWFDYVRLEETVGNKDRIREIYERAIANIPPAQEKRYWQRYIYLWINYALYEEIETEDVERTRDVYRECLKLIPHSKFSFAKIWLLAAQFEIRQLNLAGARQILGNAIGKAPKDKIFKKYIEIELQLGNMDRCRKLYERYLEWSPENCYAWSKYAELERSLAETERARAIFELAISQPALDMPELLWKAYIDFEIAEGELERTRALYERLLDRTKHYKVWVSFAKFEASAAEQEEDEEEEEEEQEQTAATEGKKECIRRARAIFERANSYFKDSAPELKEDRATLLEDWLNMETNFGNLGDVSVVQSKLPKKLKKRKPITREDGSTEYEEYIDYLYPEESQTTNLKILEAAYKWKKQKLATSEEDYD; this is encoded by the exons ATGGCGTCCGGCAAGGATTCGGATCGTACCTTAGGGTACATGACCCGTAAGGACACCGAAGTCAAGCTCCCACGCCCGACTCGGGTCAAGAACAAGACTCCTGCTCCCGTTCAAATCACCGCGGAGCAGATTCTAAGGGAAGCTCGCGAGAGGCAAGAGGCAGAGATCCGTCCTCCCAAGCAGAAAATCACCGACTCCACCGAGCTCTCCGACTACCGCCTCCGTCGCCGCAAGGAGTTCGAGGACAAGATCCGCCGCGCGAGATGGAACATCCAGGTCTGGATGAAGTACGCCCAGTGGGAGGAGTCCCAGAAGGACTACGCGCGGGCCCGGAGCGTGTGGGAACGCGCCATCGAGGGCGATTACCGGAACCACACGCTGTGGCTGAAGTACGCGGAGTTCGAGATGAAGAACAAGTTCGTGAACAGCGCGAGGAACGTGTGGGACCGAGCCGTCACGCTCCTCCCGCGCGTGGACCAGCTCTGGTACAAGTACATTCACATGGAGGAGATACTCGGCAACATCGCCGGAGCTAGGCAGATATTCGAGCGGTGGATGCAGTGGTCGCCTGACCAGCAAGGCTGGCTCTCTTTTATCAAATTCGAGCTTAGGTATAACGAGATCGAACGCGCTAGATCGATCTACGAGAGGTTCGTGCTTTGCCATCCGAAGGTGTCTGCTTATATACGATTCGCCAAGTTCGAGATGAAGGGAGGTGAAGTGGCACGCGCGAGGCACGTGTACGAACGCGCCACGGAGAGGCTCGCGGACGACGAGGAAGCGGAGACGCTGTTTGTGGCGTTTGCTGAGTTCGAAGAGCGGTGCAAGGAGGTGGAGCGTGCTAGGTTTATCTACAAGTTTGCGCTTGATCATATCCCTAAAGGGAGAGCTGAGGATTTGTATAAAAAGTTTGTGGCTTTTGAGAAGCAGTATGGTGATAAGGaagggattgaggacgccattGTTGGCAAGAGGAGGTTTCAGTATGAAGATGAAGTGAGGAAGAACCCTTTGAACTATGATTCCTGGTTTGATTACGTTAGGCTTGAAGAGACTGTGGGGAACAAGGATAGGATCAGAGAAATCTATGAGAGGGCTATTGCTAATATTCCACCTGCCCAAGAGAAACGATACTGGCAAAGATACATCTATCTCTG GATTAATTATGCATTGTATGAAGAGATTGAAACTGAAGATGTGGAGCGTACACGAGATGTTTACAG AGAATGCCTCAAGCTCATCCCCCACTCCAAATTTTCCTTTGCCAAAATATGGTTGCTTGCTGCACAGTTTGAAATCCGGCAATTGAATCTGGCTGGTGCTCGGCAGATATTAGGAAACGCTATTGGAAAAGCTCCAAAAGATAAG ATTTTCAAGAAATACATCGAGATTGAACTCCAGCTGGGAAACATGGATAGGTGTAGAAAGCTTTATGAACGGTACCTTGAGTGGTCTCCTGAGAATTGCTATGCTTGGAGCAAGTATGCTGAGCTGGAGAGGTCTCTTGCTGAGACTGAACGAGCTAGAGCTATCTTTGAGCTAGCGATATCTCAGCCAGCTCTTGACATGCCCGAGCTGCTATGGAAG GCATACATAGATTTTGAGATAGCAGAAGGAGAATTAGAGAGGACACGAGCTTTATATGAGCGATTATTGGACCGCACAAAGCATTACAAGGTGTGGGTTAGTTTTGCAAAGTTCGAAGCGTCTGCTgcagaacaagaagaagacgaggaagaggaagaggaagagcaaGAACAAACAGCTGCTACTGAAGGCAAGAAAGAGTGCATCAGACGCGCCAGAG CGATTTTCGAGAGAGCCAACAGCTACTTCAAAGATTCTGCACCAGAGCTGAAAGAAGATAGAGCTACACTCTTGGAGGATTGGCTTAACATGGAGACAAACTTTGGTAATCTCGGGGACGTGAGTGTCGTACAATCTAAGCTCCCgaagaagctcaagaagagAAAGCCGATCACAAGAGAAGATGGCTCTACAGA GTATGAAGAGTACATTGACTATCTATATCCAGAAGAATCACAGACAACGAATCTCAAGATTCTTGAAGCAGCTTACAAATGGAAGAAGCAGAAGCTTGCTACTTCTGAGGAGGATTACGATTAA
- the LOC130497684 gene encoding uncharacterized protein LOC130497684, which yields MFQNASQLQASGKALMDPSTSHPPTPASFTPHRLPDPPDPPAFADRSDTSHHNHHLTKNPLTSRLTKIGFPSFDGSQLREWLSKCDQFFDIDGTQPELKVRLAALHLTGKANQWHVNYMSTRFGMFPSWSEYMVSISSRFSELYDDPLAKLVALRQNANSVVDYLDKFETARMRITLPEPHTVSIFLANLNSHLSLHTRQFVFSTVDGAARIAMLHESSLSHTPPKPATKAPFNPTHKYNQPYYPKPSYTTPLLPSPTTIKPALKAPNPTDKQPRKFSYQEMQDRRAKGLCMFCDEVYTPGHSAKHKRAQIFVMECEEDE from the coding sequence ATGTTTCAGAACGCTTCCCAGTTACAAGCCTCCGGTAAAGCTCTGATGGATCCCAGCACCTCTCACCCTCCCACTCCCGCTTCCTTTACCCCACACCGCCTCCCTGACCCACCCGATCCCCCTGCATTTGCAGACAGAAGCGATACCAGCCACCATAACCACCACCTCACCAAAAACCCTTTAACCTCCCGACTTACGAAGATTGGGTTCCCATCTTTCGATGGCTCTCAACTCCGCGAGTGGCTCTCCAAGTGTGATCAGTTCTTCGACATCGACGGCACACAACCGGAGCTCAAGGTACGTCTTGCTGCGCTCCACCTCACTGGCAAAGCAAACCAGTGGCACGTCAATTACATGAGCACCAGATTTGGTATGTTCCCAAGCTGGTCTGAATACATGGTCTCCATCTCCAGTCGCTTTAGCGAGCTGTACGACGACCCACTAGCTAAGCTGGTTGCCCTCCGACAGAACGCCAACTCTGTGGTGGATTACTTAGACAAGTTTGAGACCGCAAGGATGCGTATCACTCTTCCCGAACCCCACACAGTGAGCATCTTCCTCGCGAATCTCAACTCTCATTTGTCTCTCCACACTAGACAGTTCGTGTTTTCCACCGTCGACGGTGCTGCACGAATAGCCATGTTACATGAATCCTCCCTATCCCACACACCACCAAAACCCGCCACCAAAGCTCCCTTCAATCCCACCCACAAATACAACCAACCCTACTACCCTAAACCTTCATACACCACCCCTCTACTCCCCTCCCCAACTACCATAAAACCTGCCCTTAAAGCCCCAAATCCCACCGATAAACAGCCTCGAAAGTTTTCTTACCAAGAAATGCAAGATAGGCGCGCTAAAGGCTTATGCATGTTCTGTGATGAAGTTTATACACCCGGTCATAGCGCCAAACACAAGCGCGCACAGATCTTTGTCATGGAGTGTGAGGAAGACGAATAG
- the LOC108816218 gene encoding uncharacterized protein LOC108816218: MGIKHSRDHSTSAIDDNNNHQDFQDQKMKTKIVDGVSQNQSNNFKIPIHYPKYTKSDYEKMPEWQLDQLLREYGLPIIGDSNEKRKFVIGAFLWSPEKDH, encoded by the coding sequence atgggAATCAAACACAGCCGTGATCATTCAACTTCAGCCATAGACGACAACAATAACCACCAAGATTTTCAAGACCAGAAGATGAAGACAAAGATTGTTGACGGTGTGAGTCAAAATCAATCAAACAACTTCAAGATTCCAATTCATTATCCAAAGTATACAAAGAGTGATTATGAGAAAATGCCAGAGTGGCAATTGGATCAGCTTTTGAGAGAGTATGGCTTGCCGATCATCGGAGACTCCAATGAGAAGAGGAAGTTTGTCATCGGGGCTTTTCTCTGGTCGCCGGAGAAGGATCACTAG
- the LOC108835152 gene encoding topless-related protein 2-like: MHALFTPFLSIFNYKKTGAGFWFFSDSSMSQEKYCCGWDEVMIYLSGLIRSMIMEIFFEIRKPRNDKAKVIEILAKDLKVLATCKEKLYKEMRSINF, translated from the exons ATGCATGCCCTCTTTACTCCCTTTCTTTCAATCTTCAACTATAAAAAG ACTGGAGCAGGATTCTGGTTCTTTTCTGATAGTAGTATGTCGCAAGAAAAGTATTGTTGTGGGTGGGACGAAGTTATGATCTATCTCTCAGGGTTGATAAGGTCGATGATAATGGAAATTTTCTTTGAGATTAGGAAGCCAAG AAATGACAAAGCAAAAGTTATTGAAATATTAGCCAAAGATCTGAAAGTTTTGGCAACGTGTAAAGAAAAACTTTACAAAGAGATGAGATCAATCAATTTCTGA